Proteins encoded by one window of bacterium:
- a CDS encoding tetratricopeptide repeat protein, which produces MKTFMRLVILALALTMVAGSAEAQRKGRKLPEKAYIESAQIAIGYKDTAHLRVAIPNLDSLLMWYGPHPEAYYWQNQIAAGFVDQISSPKDKEPWVMVMAAYRDSLKQTCANSKIKANYRKNCQDFSDRCDSTAVKYWRIYYNQGIEQLGTIEEASKEMKAEADSTTKAYYKEKIMAAGDSALFNVRLCIILDSTDNRAYLLAGSVAEKQGNLSLSNEWLQRGLKYTADSTQILLQIAYNILGENKYCEAIPYLKQYAGVAPSDTGNLLNLTICYNNCKFYDSAAMINHQILGLNPNQPDALLGLGQYFNQLGIWANDSTNAAKDRKDEAAIKKWTDYRAELFDSSKVYFKRAFENDPTNLIAVEEYAVVAFVTSDFVAATTAFGKLTELEPSRTEHWISLGDAHINMKKFKDAITAYEKAVELEPDNRQVWERLADLYAEEGMSAKAAKAKEHLK; this is translated from the coding sequence TTGAAGACATTCATGAGGTTAGTCATATTGGCCCTGGCGCTGACGATGGTCGCCGGATCAGCCGAGGCCCAGAGAAAGGGACGAAAACTCCCTGAAAAAGCCTATATCGAGTCCGCGCAGATCGCGATTGGCTACAAAGATACTGCTCACCTGAGAGTCGCCATACCGAATCTCGATTCGCTGTTGATGTGGTATGGTCCGCATCCGGAAGCCTACTACTGGCAGAACCAGATCGCCGCAGGCTTTGTCGACCAGATCTCCAGCCCCAAGGATAAAGAGCCGTGGGTGATGGTAATGGCGGCCTACCGTGACTCCCTCAAGCAGACCTGCGCCAATTCCAAGATCAAGGCCAACTACCGTAAGAATTGCCAGGACTTCTCTGATCGCTGCGATTCGACCGCGGTCAAATACTGGCGCATTTATTACAATCAGGGGATCGAGCAACTGGGCACGATCGAGGAAGCGTCCAAGGAAATGAAGGCGGAAGCGGATTCCACCACCAAAGCCTACTACAAAGAGAAGATCATGGCCGCTGGCGACTCTGCGCTCTTTAATGTCAGGCTCTGTATTATCCTCGATTCCACGGATAACCGCGCCTATCTGCTGGCCGGATCGGTCGCCGAAAAACAGGGGAATCTCTCCCTCTCCAACGAGTGGCTGCAGCGTGGTTTGAAATACACAGCCGACTCAACCCAGATCCTCCTGCAGATCGCCTATAATATCCTTGGCGAAAACAAGTATTGCGAAGCGATCCCGTATCTGAAGCAGTACGCCGGAGTGGCTCCCTCGGATACCGGCAACCTGCTCAACCTGACCATCTGCTACAACAACTGCAAGTTCTATGACTCTGCGGCGATGATCAATCACCAGATCCTTGGACTCAACCCGAACCAGCCGGACGCGCTGTTAGGGCTTGGGCAGTATTTCAATCAGTTGGGCATCTGGGCAAACGATTCGACCAACGCAGCCAAGGACCGCAAAGACGAGGCCGCAATCAAGAAATGGACCGACTATCGGGCGGAGCTGTTCGATTCATCAAAAGTCTATTTCAAGCGTGCGTTTGAAAATGACCCGACCAATCTGATCGCGGTTGAAGAATATGCCGTCGTCGCGTTTGTCACTTCGGACTTTGTCGCTGCAACGACCGCATTCGGTAAACTGACCGAACTGGAACCGAGCCGAACCGAACACTGGATCTCGCTTGGCGATGCTCATATCAACATGAAGAAATTCAAGGATGCGATCACCGCGTACGAAAAGGCAGTCGAACTGGAACCGGACAACCGTCAGGTCTGGGAACGACTCGCCGACCTGTATGCGGAAGAAGGCATGTCGGCCAAGGCCGCTAAAGCCAAAGAGCACCTTAAGTAA